GGAACGATAGATTATGGAACTGATACATCATATTCTGCAGCTCTATATAACGATCAAAGCACTTATTCCACTCTAGACATTAGGAATAACGTTTTTGTTAATTCAATTAATAAAACTACTTCGCCAAATATATCTTATTCAATCTATACCAGAGGTTCAATAAATACAATAAATAATAACAATTATTATGGTTCAGGTCCGCAATATATATTAGGATATCGTTCTTCTAACAGAACTACACTCGCTGACTGGCGTTCAGCAACCGGACAGGATGGCTCATCAGTTTCAGGAGACCCCGGGTTTATTTCACAAAATAACTTGAAACCCGACGTTAATAATTCAAATTGCTGGACTTTAAATGGAAAAGGCATTCCAATTTCATCAATCAATTCTGATTATGACGACAATCCAAGAAGCACTTCTGTTTCAGATGGGGCAACAGATATTGGTGCTTATGAATTCACTCCTAATGTATCTCCGCCAACTTCCAACGCCTCCGGTGTCCCAGTACCTAATACAACAACCACCTATACTTATGCAGGAAATACACTTGTATCAATAGATTGGGGTGAAACCGGCACTGTTCCAAATGAAGTAGATGTTAAGTATTATCCGGGTACTAATCCTCCTCCTCCCTTAACCGGAAACTACAGCAATGCGTATTGGGATATAAATGGAACCGGCGGAACGGGTTTTACTTACGATATTACATTGCACTATACGCCGGCGGTGATAGGTACAATCGGCTCGGAAAATGATATAATTATTGCCAAAAGAGACGGAGGCGTGTGGACACCATATTCTAACGCTGTTGTAAATACATCTAATAAAACCGTTACTTTAACTGGTCTAACTTCATTTTCACAATTCGCCCTTACTGATGTTAATTCGCCCCTTCCTATTCAGCTATCAGCTTTTTATGTTGAGGTTAAAGGTCGTGATGTAATTCTAAACTGGGAGACAAAAACTGAGATAATGTCCAATCATTTCGAAATTGAAAGATATAAAGTTAAGGGTAAAGATGAACAAAAAAAGGAGTGGGAAAAGATAGCATCTATTAATGCACACGGCAACAGTAATTCACCTAAAAATTATTCTTTTAATGATAAAAAGCTTGGAAGCGGCAAATATTTTTATCGCTTAAAAATGATTGATACCGATGGCTCTTTTACCTACAGTAATGAAGTTGAAGCTGAAATATCTTTACCGACTGAATTTACTTTGATGCAAAATTATCCGAATCCCTTTAATCCGAGTACAGTTATAAGCTATCAGCTTCCAGCAGCGAGTCATGTAACTCTCAAAGTTTATGACGTTCTTGGGAGAGAAGTCGTTTCGCTAGTCAATGAACAGAAGGATGCCGGTGCTTATGAAATTAATTATGATGCTTCAAAACTTTCGAGTGGGATTTATATTTACAAGCTTAATGCAGGAAATTATTCCGCTATAAAAAAGATGATGATTGTGAAGTAATTCTATTATTAATGGATGAGCCGCTTGTTCAAAGATTCCATCCCGATTTGTCGGGATGGAATCTTTTACGTGTGATCTCAAATTTCTGATCTAAAAAACCGACTTTTCTAATTCATCTGCAGCTTAAAAAGTCGGGTTTTTTATTTTGGTAATTAATTACCCCAAACTTCCAACTGACTTTTCGACAGCATCAAGAATTTCGCATGACTTAACGACTTGCTTCATTTTTGTATGATCGGGATAAAGCGGTCGGTCAACGTCCAAATGTTCAACATGCTTTCGGATCACTTTTCGGGCAGTTTCAACTCCATCACCATGTTTGAACTCTCGGAAATCAAGTGCTTGTGCTGCAGCCATAAACTCTATTCCTAAAACTCCATAAGCATTATCGAGGATTTGTCCATTTTTAATTGCTGTGTTCATTCCCATCGAAACAAAATCTTCTTGATCCGCAGCAGCCGGAATCGATTGAATCGACGCAGGTGCTGATAAAATTCTTTGTTCAACTATCAAGCTGTCGGCAGTGTACTGGCTCAGCATCAATCCAGAAAACATTCCCGCACCTTTTGTGAGAAATTCTGGAAGCCCGACGCTCAATGCAGGATTGAGCAATCGATTTAATCTTCTTTCCGAAAGAACGCTTACCATTGTAACCGCAGCACCGACAGAATCCATCGGAAGCGAAACAGGTGTTCCTTGAAAATTCGCTCCGGTTAAAGTCAGCCTATCATCAGGCAGGAAAATGGGATTATCGCCAACTCCATTCAGTTCAGTTTCTACTTGCTCTTTTGCCCAGCGGACTGCATCGTGAGCCGCTCCAATCACTTGTGGAGTTGAACGCATGGAGTAAGCATCCTGGACTTTTGTTTTTATCTTTCCTGTTTGGAGATCGCTTCCATTGATACATTTCATAATTGCATTTGCACTTCTAACTGCACCGGAAAATCCACGCAGTTGATGCAGTCGCAAATCGTATGGTTTTAAGTTCGCCATTAATGCTTCGAGCGTCATTGCCGCTGAAATTTCTGCTTGCTTCAACCAGCGATTTATATCATACAAATGGATTGCACTCATTGCTGTCAGAAGATTTGACCCGTTGATCACTGCAAGTCCATCGCGAGCTTGAAGTCCTGGAATTTTTATTCCCGCTTTTTCAAAAGCAGCTTTGCCTATGAGTCTTTCACCTTTGTAAAACGCCTCTCCTTCTCCCATCATCAATAATGCGATTTGTGACATTGGAGCCAAATCGCCGCATGCACCGACAGAACCTTTTTGGCAAACAACTGGCGTCACGCCTTTGTTTAACATCTCGACGAGAGTAAATGTAATTTCCGGGCGGCAGCCTGAGTGTCCTTTTGCATGAACATTAATTCTTCCAGCCATTGCACCGCGAACGTATTCGATAGGGGTAGGATCTCCAATTCCCGCCGCATGATTGTATATAAGATACTTTTGAAAATCTTTGACTTGTTCATCAGTGAGAACAATTTCAGAAAATTCTCCAATACCTGTATTAACGCCGTACATAATTTCGCGTGCGGCAATTTTTTCTTCGAGCATTGCGCGGCAGACTTTTATTCTATTTAATGCATCGCTGTGTAGCTCAACTTTCTCGCCAAGTCTTGCGATGCTTACAAGTTTTTCTGCTGTTAATGCTGAACCTGTTAAAATAATTGACATTCTTTCTCCAAAAAAATTTAGTTAAATGTACTTTAAAAAGATTTGACAGCTGATCAAACCTTTGAAATTAACTTTAATATCTTTTTATAGTTTACTTGTTTCGCTGTGAAGGAAACGGCTATTTTATCTTCAAAATATTTTGTTTCGACGTTCTCGCTTAAATCGTGAATCGAAGAAAGCACCCTTGATTGTGTGAAATCTATCTCAACATCTCCTTTAACTATATTACTGTTCATCGAACTTTCGATCTTTTCAAAAAGCTGAGTAATGTTCACTCCCCTTTCTGCAGAAACGAAAACACAACCAGGATATAAATTATTTAATTTATTTATTTGAGATGTATCATCCAGTAAATCGATTTTGTTAAACACAATCTGAACTTTATTTTTATCGGCATGAATTTCTTCAAGAGTTTCATTGACGACATTTATCTGCTCCTGAAAGTTATGATGACTGGAATCAACTACATGCAGAATTAGATCAGCGTCAACGATTTCTCTCAGCGTACTTCTGAATGATGCGATTAAGTTAGGCGGAAGCTTTCTGATAAATCCCACAGTATCTGAAAGCAAGAAAGTTGAACCGGATTTTGTCCGAACTGTCCGTGTAGTTGAATCGAGTGTGGCAAACAGTTTATCTTCCACTAAAACATCCGCATCCGACAATAGATTAAGCAAAGTAGATTTGCCGACATTCGTATAGCCAACCAGTACAACCTTGAAAATATCAGTACGTTGTTTTCTTTGTGTATCGCGCTGGATATCTATTTCATCGAGTTTTTGTTTTAATGATGAGATTTTTGTTTTGATAATTCTTCTATCAGTTTCAATCTGCGTTTCGCCTGGTCCTTTTGTCCCGATTCCGCCGTATTGTTTTGATAAGTGCGTCCATTGCCGCGTCAAACGAGGAAGAAAATATTCGTATTGTGCTAACTCGACTTGGGTTTTTGCTTCTCGTGTTTTTGCATGAGATGCAAAAATATCTAATATAATCGCACTTCGGTCAAGCACTTTGCATTTAGATAGATTCTCCATGTTTCGAACTTGAACAGCACTTAATTCATCATCAAAAATTATTGCACTGATTTTATTTTCCTGAGCGTAGAGAGCAATTTCTTCTGCTTTTCCTTTACCAATCAAATATGCCGCATTCGGACGGCCGACATCTTGTATAAAAACTTTTTCAATCTCTGCGCCTGCTGTTGTGCAGAGCAAATGCAATTCATCGAGATGCTCATGAACAGTTGCGCGGGATGTTCCCGGTAAAATTGCACCGACAAGAACGACTTTTTCTAATTGATTTGACCTAATCTCGAGCAATTTATTGTCCTTCAGCGGAAAGCTTAATCATATAATACACTCGCCGCTTTCTCCTTCTTCCATTTAACATTTTACATCTTCCATTATCCATTCTCCATCATACATTATTCACTGACTGCTATTACTTCGCTCTTTGCAGTTCTAGCAATTATCATTTCCGCAACAAGGCAAAGCAATGCTAATATCAAAAATAATTTCCACAACTCAGTTCCAAATCTTTCTTGCTCAATCGACTCCGTAATATTGTCCGAAATGTTAAAAATTTTTGTTTTTGCCTCCGGCGCGGCTTTGTTGATGAAATCACCTAGCTCACTCTCGGCAGCTTTATCAAGATTGGACTCTTTTATATCAATATTCACTGAGATTATTCTTAGAATATTTTCTCCATCGTACAGAAAAAAATTTCCCGGAATATCGACAGCGCCGAAATCAATTACTGTACTATTTCCTCTTAAACTCGTTTCAACTATTTTTTCTCTTCCATCTGGAAATACTAGCTTGATCTGCTTTCCGATCCTTCGATTGAAGATTATCGAAAAATTTTTTCCGACTTGAAAATCTTCATTCACACTTTCAGTTGAAGCTGAATAAAGTATGAGTCTATTTATAAGGGGAACAAAAATTCCTTTTACTGCGAAATCACTCCACGATGGACTCAAAGAGGAAGTAAAAAGAAATATCTTGCCTGATTGGTAATTATGTTCAATTAAGAAAGAATATCCATTTTGAAGATCAATTATCGATTTATCTTTCAGTCCAGCTTTATAATTAAAGGAAAAAAATACCTTGGGAGATTCCACATTGGCTGATCCTGATTTTTGAAAAATGTTTTGCATTAAAGGATGAGCATAATCGATTTCGCCGAACTTCAAATAAGAATCACCATTATTCAATCTGCCCGTCGTTCCCAGCATATCAGAAAATTCAAATTCTGCACTGAATCTATTAAACGAAATTGAATTCGTGTTTAAGCTTGGAAAGGTAATTAATCTTCCTCCATTTACAACATACTCCCTCAGCTTTGAAATATCCTGCAGTCCATTTACTCCATAAATAATTACGGAATTAAATTTTTCTAAATTATGTGAATTAATTAGATCAGGAGTGACTTGAGTAATTTCCACCAGAAGTGACGTTGCATCTTCTATTGTTTGTTCAAGTGCAAGTTTCAAAAAAATCGATTCTGAAGGATTATCCGAAACAAGAAGCACCTTTATTTTTTCCGGAATGAAAAAGTTTGCGAATCGAATGTTGTCCTGAAGCAACTCATCGTCTTCAATTTCCATTCGAACATCGATGAAGCCTGATTTTTCCGATCGCCCGTTAAATTCTGCAATTCGTGTCTCTTGTGATGGAATATCAATCCCTTTTTGTGCGACTTTCGATTTGCCGAAATAAATGCTCGTACTTAAATCATTTACGCTCGATTGACTATGATTGCTGACCGCTGCGGAGAAATTCACGGCTCTGTTCATCTCGAAAATTTTATCGTTCGTTCCGACCGAGTCAATTGAATAATTAATGTGCTTGTTCAAACCTATGTTAATAAAATAAATTTTAGATCTTTGATCGAGAACATTTGAAAGCACCACTGGATTTTCTTTTAAATTATTTCTCTGAAGATCACTTACTAAAAATATTTCTTTGGAGAAATTTTTTGAAGATTCGATAATCTTCGAAGCTGCTATCAGTGTAGTTTCATAATCATTTGAAATGTATGACACCTCTGTTTCATCGATCATTTTTTCTGCGAGACTGGTCGAGACCGGAGAATACACTTCATTTGTAGACTGTATTTCAGAAAATTTCAAGAAATAGATTTCGTCCCCCTCTTCGGTTAAATTCAATAAATCTTTAGCCGCTCTTTTTGCCTGTAGAATGTATTCTCCCCTTTTATCGGAAAGCGACATACTTGGAGTATTGTCGAGCAGAATTATAAATGTCGATTTAACCTGCGATCCAAATCCGGCCAATGACACATTTTTTATCGCAGGCCTCGAAAAAGCAAGAACTAAAAAGATGATTGCAGCGACTCTCAGCGCGAGCAGAATAAGCTGCTTGAGTTTGATCTTTCTCATCTTATTTTTCTGCATCTCCTTTAGAAATTGAAGCGTGCTGAATTCGATAACTTTCAGCTTTCTTAAATTCAAAAGATGGATAATTATCGGTATCGATGCGGCAAGAAGCCCGAGAAGTACAAAGGGATTAAGAAATGTCATTTACGAAAAGTTAAAAACCACTTTTTATTTTCAAGTTAATTTGGGATATATATAAAATCAAGGTAACAAGACGAAATAATTTTATCGCATTGAGATAAATCCCTTTTCTACACAAAATAGTCCAAATCCATTAAATTGTATAAGACTTATGTTAAACTTATATTTGAACCAAAATTAATATTCAATTGCTATGGATTTAAGTATTTTTAATTTATGACTTCAAATGAGATAAGAAATCAATTTTTTGAATTTTTTGAGAATAAAGACCATCGAATTGTTGCAAGCGCACCTGTTGTTCCTTATGACGATCCGACTTTACTTTTTACAAACGCCGGAATGAATCAATTCAAAGACGTTTTTCTCGGAAACGGCATTCGCGAATATAAGCGTGCCGCGGATACTCAAAAATGTATCCGTGTCTCCGGAAAGCATAACGACCTTGAAGAAGTTGGATTTGATACTTACCATCACACTTTTTTTGAAATGCTGGGAAATTGGTCGTTCGGCGACTATTACAAAAAAGAAGCTATTCAATGGGCGTGGGAATTACTGACCGAAATTTGGAAGCTCCCTAAAGAAAGACTATACGCAACTGTTTACAAAACAGACGATGAAGCTTTTAATTGCTGGGAAACCTTGACCGACATCAATCCAAAACACATTCTCCGGTTTGGTGAAAAAGATAATTTTTGGGAAATGGGTGAAACCGGTCCGTGCGGTCCATGTTCTGAAATTCATATTAATCTTTCTGATAACATTGACGATGCAAGCTTGGTGAATAAAGGCGTTCCCGAATGTATCGAGATCTGGAATTTAGTTTTCATTCAGTATAACCGAAAATCTGATGGGGAACTTGAACCACTTAAGGAAAAACATGTTGATACGGGAATGGGATTCGAACGGCTCGTTGCGGTGCTTCAAGGGAAAAATTCAAATTACGATACTGATATTTTCACTCCAATAATAAAAAAAATTGAAGAGTTTTCGGGAAAGAATTACGAAGGTGAACAAAATCAAATTGCAATGCGAGTGATTGCAGATCACATCCGTACCTTAACATTTGCAATTGCAGATGGAGCGGTGCCATCGAATGAAGGACGCGGATATGTTTTAAGAAGAATCCTCCGAAGAGCTTCTCGCTTTGCAAGGAAACTAGATCTGCACGAGCCAATACTTCATAAGCTTGTTCCGACACTTGCACAAACAATGGGAGAAATTTTTCCGGAAATCAAATCTCATCAAAAGCAGCTTGAAGAAATCATTAAAGGAGAAGAGGAGTCTTTTGGTGAAACTTTAGATCGCGGACTTGAAATTTTCGATTCAATCGTAAAGAAACTTAAAAAAGAAAAAAAGACTGAAATCCACAGTGAAGATGTATTTAAACTTTACGACACTTATGGATTCCCTTTTGATTTAACAGAATTAATGGCTCGTGAGATTAATCTGTTTGTTGACAAAAATAAATTCGAAATCCTTA
This sequence is a window from Ignavibacteria bacterium. Protein-coding genes within it:
- the hflX gene encoding GTPase HflX, whose product is MLEIRSNQLEKVVLVGAILPGTSRATVHEHLDELHLLCTTAGAEIEKVFIQDVGRPNAAYLIGKGKAEEIALYAQENKISAIIFDDELSAVQVRNMENLSKCKVLDRSAIILDIFASHAKTREAKTQVELAQYEYFLPRLTRQWTHLSKQYGGIGTKGPGETQIETDRRIIKTKISSLKQKLDEIDIQRDTQRKQRTDIFKVVLVGYTNVGKSTLLNLLSDADVLVEDKLFATLDSTTRTVRTKSGSTFLLSDTVGFIRKLPPNLIASFRSTLREIVDADLILHVVDSSHHNFQEQINVVNETLEEIHADKNKVQIVFNKIDLLDDTSQINKLNNLYPGCVFVSAERGVNITQLFEKIESSMNSNIVKGDVEIDFTQSRVLSSIHDLSENVETKYFEDKIAVSFTAKQVNYKKILKLISKV
- a CDS encoding T9SS type A sorting domain-containing protein encodes the protein GTIDYGTDTSYSAALYNDQSTYSTLDIRNNVFVNSINKTTSPNISYSIYTRGSINTINNNNYYGSGPQYILGYRSSNRTTLADWRSATGQDGSSVSGDPGFISQNNLKPDVNNSNCWTLNGKGIPISSINSDYDDNPRSTSVSDGATDIGAYEFTPNVSPPTSNASGVPVPNTTTTYTYAGNTLVSIDWGETGTVPNEVDVKYYPGTNPPPPLTGNYSNAYWDINGTGGTGFTYDITLHYTPAVIGTIGSENDIIIAKRDGGVWTPYSNAVVNTSNKTVTLTGLTSFSQFALTDVNSPLPIQLSAFYVEVKGRDVILNWETKTEIMSNHFEIERYKVKGKDEQKKEWEKIASINAHGNSNSPKNYSFNDKKLGSGKYFYRLKMIDTDGSFTYSNEVEAEISLPTEFTLMQNYPNPFNPSTVISYQLPAASHVTLKVYDVLGREVVSLVNEQKDAGAYEINYDASKLSSGIYIYKLNAGNYSAIKKMMIVK
- a CDS encoding aromatic amino acid lyase; translated protein: MSIILTGSALTAEKLVSIARLGEKVELHSDALNRIKVCRAMLEEKIAAREIMYGVNTGIGEFSEIVLTDEQVKDFQKYLIYNHAAGIGDPTPIEYVRGAMAGRINVHAKGHSGCRPEITFTLVEMLNKGVTPVVCQKGSVGACGDLAPMSQIALLMMGEGEAFYKGERLIGKAAFEKAGIKIPGLQARDGLAVINGSNLLTAMSAIHLYDINRWLKQAEISAAMTLEALMANLKPYDLRLHQLRGFSGAVRSANAIMKCINGSDLQTGKIKTKVQDAYSMRSTPQVIGAAHDAVRWAKEQVETELNGVGDNPIFLPDDRLTLTGANFQGTPVSLPMDSVGAAVTMVSVLSERRLNRLLNPALSVGLPEFLTKGAGMFSGLMLSQYTADSLIVEQRILSAPASIQSIPAAADQEDFVSMGMNTAIKNGQILDNAYGVLGIEFMAAAQALDFREFKHGDGVETARKVIRKHVEHLDVDRPLYPDHTKMKQVVKSCEILDAVEKSVGSLG